A region of Colletotrichum higginsianum IMI 349063 chromosome 10, whole genome shotgun sequence DNA encodes the following proteins:
- a CDS encoding C6 transcription factor yields MVTQGYLSELQQKVARLERAQARAFTEQSLRDLDGNGADCITHREGSSPISDEKRRPSYHSPERAPRDSPPRDGEDPDLTNPLTTTPSRFCMSASNGQPYFLGSSSNWSFSRQVLSVTHQHVCQSPLPTNSLLFDGCAYDLGWDGSRTTQTLDNRLIPSYDYAIFLINAVKFHCGQMFHLFEEDEFMANMHTFYSKSSTDRAEEDSLWYIHFLVVLAFGKSLIQKKSQGKRPAGAEFFVRALQLLPDVTALCKQPILSTEILCSMAWYYQALDFRHAAHNFIGQAKSVAMNHGMHTDMPVMELGPGLVQRCRKIWWTVYVLDRQMTSLMGLPQSTLDEGCIARPR; encoded by the exons ATGGTGACGCAAGG TTATCTGTCCGAACTACAACAGAAAGTTGCGCGGTTGGAACGAGCCCAAGCAAGAGCCTTTACGGAACAGAGCTTGAGGGATCTCGATGGCAATGGCGCCGATTGCATCACTCATCGTGAAGGGTCCAGTCCCATCTCTGACGAGAAGCGGAGGCCCAGCTATCATAGCCCTGAAAGAGCACCCCGAGACTCGCCACCCAGAGATGGAGAGGATCCAGATTTGACAAATCCCCTCACGACAACGCCATCCAGATTTTGCATGTCTGCTTCAAACGGCCAACCTT ACTTCTTAGGCTCTTCCTCAAACTGGTCATTCTCTCGGCAAGTTCTGAGCGTGACACACCAGCACGTTTGCCAATCTCCGCTTCCAACCAACAGTCTCTTATTCGACGGTTGCGCGTACGACCTCGGATGGGACGGCTCTAGAACCACGCAAACATTGGACAACCGATTGATACCGAGCTATGACTacgccatcttcctcatcaACGCGGTCAAGTTCCATTGCGGCCAAATGTTCCATCTCTTCGAAGAGGACGAGTTCATGGCCAACATGCACACCTTTTACTCAAAATCGTCTACTGATAGGGCAGAGGAAGACAGTCTCTGGTACATACACTTTCTGGTGGTTCTGGCCTTTGGGAAGAGCCTCATCCAAAAAAAGAGTCAAGGAAAGAGACCGGCTGGGGCTGAGTTCTTCGTAAGGGCGCTTCAGCTTCTCCCCGATGTCACCGCCCTTTGCAAGCAGCCGATTTTGTCCACGGAAATACTCTGCTCCATGGCGTGGTACTACCAGGCTCTGGATTTCCGGCATGCTGCTCATAACTTT ATCGGGCAGGCCAAAAGTGTAGCAATGAATCACGGCATGCACACGGATATGCCGGTGATGGAATTGGGACCGGGCCTTGTGCAACGATGTCGCAAAATCTGGTGGACCGTTTACGTTTTGGACCGACAGATGACTTCGCTGATGGGTCTTCCCCAGTCCACACTAGATGAGGGC TGCATCGCACGGCCGCGTTGA